A genomic segment from Conger conger chromosome 2, fConCon1.1, whole genome shotgun sequence encodes:
- the sp6 gene encoding transcription factor Sp6: MAHPYEPWFRPAPPGGSSEDMNMPSWWDIHAGTGSWMDLQGGTGSLQGVGQGSAIQSALGPYTSEPQVCSPPPTQMASSSHPMQLFPQDSYKIDPLVPELQPQPLSLEEPLDNTTATRPKAQRRSASRGSGQAVCRCPNCVDAERLGHCPDGTKKKHLHNCHIPGCGKAYAKTSHLKAHLRWHSGDRPFVCNWLFCGKRFTRSDELQRHLQTHTGAKKFSCTVCNRVFMRSDHLAKHMRTHEPARGEEEKSGPGRVGKCYETPQTLTLNTTTACTLEAPLKPKCEPEPSGPTLGAQPN, translated from the coding sequence ATGGCCCACCCTTATGAGCCGTGGTTTCGGCCAGCACCACCCGGAGGCAGTAGTGAGGATATGAACATGCCATCCTGGTGGGATATTCATGCAGGTACAGGGAGTTGGATGGACCTACAGGGGGGGACAGGGAGTCTTCAAGGTGTGGGACAAGGGAGTGCAATACAGTCTGCTCTGGGACCCTATACCTCGGAGCCCCAAGTGTGCAGCCCACCCCCAACCCAAATGGCCTCATCCTCGCACCCCATGCAACTCTTTCCACAGGACAGCTATAAAATTGACCCATTGGTTCCAGAACTGCAACCACAACCACTTTCTCTGGAAGAGCCTTTGGACAACACCACAGCCACTCGTCCCAAGGCACAGCGTCGCTCTGCCTCCAGGGGCTCAGGCCAAGCTGTGTGTCGCTGCCCCAACTGTGTAGATGCTGAGCGGCTGGGCCACTGTCCCGATGGCACCAAAAAGAAACACTTGCACAACTGCCACATCCCTGGCTGTGGCAAGGCATATGCCAAGACCTCCCACCTAAAGGCCCATCTTCGTTGGCATAGTGGTGATCGGCCCTTTGTCTGCAACTGGTTGTTCTGTGGCAAACGCTTCACTCGGTCTGATGAACTGCAACGccacctgcaaacacacactggtGCAAAGAAGTTcagctgcactgtatgtaacCGAGTCTTCATGCGCAGTGACCACCTGGCAAAGCACATGCGCACCCATGAGCCAGCCCGGGGTGAGGAGGAGAAGAGTGGACCAGGTAGAGTGGGGAAATGCTATGAAACCCCCCAGACCCTGACCCTCAATACTACTACTGCCTGCACCTTGGAAGCCCCCCTTAAGCCCAAATGTGAGCCAGAGCCCAGTGGACCCACATTGGGTGCACAGCCAAACTAA